The following are encoded together in the Thermus filiformis genome:
- the lon gene encoding endopeptidase La: MLPETLPVCPVRGSVIYPTMVMPIDAGRPISIRAIDEALSRERVLLIVSQKDKEVENPKPSDLYEVGTACNILKMRKNPDGSVQVLVQAFARVRVREWLDLKGHLEARGEVLPDEMGPEVEVKALVREVKEKFQALLKEGKYVTPEVAQFILNLEDPSQLADHIAFHMDFRLEDKQRILETQNVAERLRRVLVLLEAELELIETQRRIQQQVKEEIDRNQREYFLREQMKAIQRELHGEEGEQEVEEFRKRLEALDLPPVVRQEVERELNRFARMHPDSAEASVIRTYLDWIVNLPWNVRTEDNLDLKRAKEILERDHYGLEKVKDRVLEYLAVRKLKAERAKRGEIPQEEVNKGPILLFVGPPGVGKTSIAKSIAEALGRKYVRISLGGVRDESDIRGHRRTYIGAMPGRIIQGLRQAGTKNPVFLLDEVDKLGISYQGDPAAALLEVLDPAQNKEFVDHYLGVPFDLSEVMFICTANFPQNIPAPLMDRMEAIEFTSYIEQEKLEIAKRYLLPRQMREAGLSEGQVVVTEAALMRLITHYTREAGVRQLEREIGALLRKAARQILEEGKKRVRITEKDLERYLGPPRFLPETEARHPQVGVATGMYYTPVGGDIMFVEVSVMPGKGNLILTGQLGDVMKESARAALSYAKKNADRFGIPLERFEKSDIHIHVPAGAIPKEGPSAGVAIVSALVSALTEVPVRHDIAMTGEITLTGRVLPIGGVKEKVLGARRAGIREVILPKPNESDLADIPKPLRQNMTFHFVDQLDQVLDLALVGGLKALEARAKAKSRPSRKKEAVAHA, translated from the coding sequence ATGCTGCCCGAGACCCTTCCCGTCTGCCCGGTCCGGGGGTCGGTCATCTACCCCACCATGGTCATGCCCATTGACGCGGGCCGGCCCATCTCCATCCGGGCCATTGACGAGGCCCTGAGCCGGGAGCGGGTCCTTTTGATCGTGAGCCAGAAGGACAAGGAGGTGGAAAACCCCAAGCCCTCCGACCTTTACGAGGTGGGCACCGCCTGCAACATCCTGAAGATGCGCAAGAACCCGGACGGCTCGGTCCAGGTCCTGGTCCAGGCCTTCGCCCGGGTGCGGGTGCGGGAGTGGCTGGACCTGAAGGGCCACCTCGAGGCCCGGGGCGAGGTCCTTCCCGACGAAATGGGGCCCGAGGTGGAGGTCAAGGCCCTGGTCCGGGAGGTGAAGGAGAAGTTCCAGGCCCTCCTGAAGGAGGGGAAGTACGTCACCCCGGAGGTGGCCCAGTTCATCCTCAACCTGGAGGACCCCTCCCAGCTCGCGGACCACATCGCCTTCCACATGGACTTCCGCCTGGAGGACAAGCAGCGAATCCTGGAGACGCAAAACGTGGCGGAGCGCCTCCGGCGGGTCCTGGTCCTCTTGGAGGCGGAGCTGGAGCTCATTGAGACCCAGCGCCGCATCCAGCAGCAGGTCAAGGAGGAGATTGACCGCAACCAGCGGGAGTACTTCCTCCGGGAGCAGATGAAGGCCATCCAGCGGGAGCTCCACGGGGAGGAGGGGGAGCAGGAGGTGGAGGAGTTCCGAAAGAGGCTCGAGGCCCTGGACCTTCCCCCCGTGGTGCGCCAGGAGGTGGAGCGGGAGCTCAACCGCTTCGCCCGCATGCACCCTGACTCCGCCGAGGCCAGCGTCATCCGCACCTACCTGGACTGGATCGTCAACCTGCCCTGGAACGTCCGCACCGAGGACAACCTGGACCTCAAGCGGGCCAAGGAGATCCTGGAGCGGGACCACTACGGCCTGGAGAAGGTCAAGGACCGGGTTCTGGAGTACCTGGCCGTGCGCAAGCTCAAGGCCGAGCGGGCCAAGCGGGGCGAGATCCCCCAGGAGGAGGTGAACAAGGGGCCCATCCTCCTCTTCGTAGGGCCGCCCGGGGTGGGGAAGACCTCCATCGCCAAGAGCATCGCCGAGGCCCTGGGCCGGAAGTACGTGCGCATCTCCTTGGGCGGGGTGCGGGACGAGTCGGACATCCGGGGCCACCGGCGCACCTACATCGGGGCCATGCCGGGCCGGATCATCCAGGGCCTCCGCCAGGCGGGGACCAAGAACCCGGTCTTCCTCCTAGACGAGGTGGACAAGCTGGGCATCTCCTACCAGGGGGACCCGGCGGCGGCCCTTCTTGAGGTCCTGGACCCCGCCCAGAACAAGGAGTTCGTGGACCACTACCTGGGGGTGCCCTTTGACCTCTCCGAGGTGATGTTCATCTGCACCGCCAACTTCCCGCAGAACATCCCCGCCCCCCTCATGGACCGGATGGAGGCCATTGAGTTCACCAGCTACATCGAGCAGGAGAAGCTGGAGATCGCCAAGCGCTACCTCCTGCCCCGGCAGATGCGGGAGGCGGGCCTTTCCGAGGGCCAGGTGGTGGTCACCGAGGCCGCCCTGATGCGCCTCATCACCCACTACACCCGGGAGGCAGGGGTGCGGCAGCTGGAGCGGGAGATCGGGGCCCTCCTCCGCAAGGCCGCCCGGCAGATCCTGGAGGAGGGGAAGAAGCGGGTTAGGATCACGGAAAAGGACCTGGAGCGCTACCTGGGGCCGCCCCGCTTTCTCCCCGAGACCGAGGCCCGGCATCCCCAGGTGGGGGTGGCCACCGGGATGTACTACACCCCGGTGGGCGGGGACATCATGTTCGTGGAGGTCTCCGTGATGCCCGGCAAGGGCAACCTGATCCTCACCGGGCAGCTGGGGGACGTGATGAAGGAGTCGGCCCGGGCGGCGCTTTCCTACGCCAAGAAGAACGCGGACCGCTTCGGCATCCCCTTGGAGCGCTTTGAGAAGTCGGACATCCACATCCACGTGCCCGCGGGGGCCATCCCCAAGGAGGGGCCCTCGGCGGGGGTGGCCATCGTGAGCGCCCTGGTCTCCGCCCTCACCGAGGTGCCGGTGCGGCACGACATCGCCATGACCGGGGAGATCACCCTCACCGGCCGGGTCCTCCCCATCGGCGGGGTGAAGGAGAAGGTCCTGGGGGCGAGGCGGGCGGGGATCCGGGAGGTGATCCTGCCCAAGCCCAACGAGTCCGACCTGGCGGACATCCCCAAGCCCCTGCGGCAGAACATGACCTTCCACTTCGTGGACCAGCTGGACCAGGTCCTGGACCTGGCCCTTGTGGGTGGGCTCAAGGCCCTCGAGGCCCGCGCCAAGGCCAAGAGCCGGCCCAGCCGGAAGAAGGAGGCCGTGGCCCACGCCTGA
- the bshA gene encoding N-acetyl-alpha-D-glucosaminyl L-malate synthase BshA has protein sequence MRIGLVAYPGLGGSGIVATELAERLALFGHEVYLFATERPFRLSKESPVRFLEVPLPYYPVFPAPLYTLSLAGTLESEAGRLKLDLVHTHYAVPHAAAAYLAFEDRLPLVHTLHGTDVSLLGMDPAFRLPTARALQRGRTTAVSQALALQAEKAFGVRPRVIYNAVDPERFRPRPEWKRLYAEEGEFLLVHASNFRPIKRVPDIVRAFAKIRRKVRARLLLLGKGPELPEARRVAQALEVEPWVTFHPPTPHPEEVLGAADLFLLASEEESFGQAALEALASGVPVVATRVGGVPELVGPEVGRLVELGDLEGLAEAALDLLLHPRLPEMRRRARELALTRFHPDRITRAYLEVYQEALESRR, from the coding sequence TTGAGGATCGGCCTCGTGGCCTACCCCGGCCTGGGGGGAAGCGGCATCGTGGCCACGGAACTGGCGGAGAGGCTGGCCCTCTTCGGGCATGAGGTTTACCTCTTCGCCACGGAGCGCCCCTTCCGGCTTTCCAAGGAAAGCCCGGTGCGCTTCCTCGAGGTCCCCCTCCCCTACTACCCGGTCTTCCCCGCCCCCCTCTACACCCTCTCCCTGGCGGGGACGCTGGAGAGCGAGGCCGGCCGGTTGAAGCTGGACCTGGTCCACACCCACTACGCCGTCCCCCACGCGGCGGCCGCCTACCTGGCCTTTGAGGACCGGCTGCCCCTGGTCCACACCCTCCACGGCACGGACGTGAGCCTCCTGGGCATGGACCCCGCCTTCCGCCTGCCCACCGCCCGGGCCCTGCAGAGGGGCCGGACCACCGCCGTCTCCCAGGCCCTGGCCCTCCAGGCGGAAAAGGCCTTCGGGGTGAGGCCGAGGGTCATCTACAACGCGGTGGACCCGGAGCGCTTCCGCCCCCGGCCGGAGTGGAAGCGCCTCTACGCGGAGGAGGGGGAGTTCCTCCTGGTGCACGCCTCCAACTTCCGGCCCATCAAGCGGGTGCCCGACATCGTCCGGGCCTTCGCCAAGATCCGGCGGAAGGTCCGGGCCCGGCTCCTCCTCCTGGGCAAGGGGCCGGAGCTGCCCGAGGCCCGGCGGGTGGCCCAGGCCCTCGAGGTGGAGCCCTGGGTCACCTTCCACCCCCCCACGCCCCACCCAGAGGAGGTCCTGGGGGCGGCGGACCTCTTCCTCCTGGCCTCGGAGGAGGAGTCCTTCGGCCAGGCGGCCCTGGAGGCCCTGGCCTCGGGGGTGCCGGTGGTGGCCACCCGGGTGGGGGGGGTGCCGGAGCTGGTGGGTCCCGAGGTGGGGCGGCTGGTGGAGCTGGGGGACCTGGAGGGCCTGGCGGAGGCGGCCTTGGACCTCCTCCTTCACCCCCGGCTTCCCGAGATGCGAAGGCGGGCGAGGGAGCTGGCCCTCACCCGCTTCCACCCCGACCGGATCACCCGGGCCTACCTCGAGGTCTACCAGGAGGCCCTGGAAAGCCGGCGTTGA
- a CDS encoding sigma 54-interacting transcriptional regulator, which produces MRAKTLGELKRTYPLDKLKRSVKDEARENLIRKLKEGEPLFPGVHGYEETVLPALVHAILARHNFILLGTRGQAKSRILRSLTALLDEEVPALPTELRDNPLRPISAEGRRLLEEAGDDAPIVWVGREERYVEKLATPDTTVADLLGDMDPIKAARRGTGLADLEAVHFGLLPRANRGIFAVNELPDLAPKVQVALFNILQEGDVQIRGYPVRMELDVWLVFTANPQDYTARGKIVTPLKDRIGSEIRTHYPRTLAEGVRITRQEAFLPEGVRVPDFLLKAVEGVAFVAREDRRVDQTAGVSQRLPISLLELVGASAEARGLRLGVPKVARPLDLYQALPAITGKLELEYEGELQGAEKVARDLVQKGLGLALGEYLKGLNTAPILEYFEEGNLLTLPEDPRLALEEAGRVPGLLAEAGKLAREEAELVSAAEFILEGLVGRRKLSRGETSYQAAERSRGYGN; this is translated from the coding sequence ATGCGGGCCAAGACCCTGGGCGAACTCAAAAGGACCTACCCCCTGGACAAGCTCAAGCGGAGCGTGAAGGACGAGGCCCGGGAGAACCTGATCCGGAAGCTCAAGGAGGGGGAGCCCCTCTTCCCCGGCGTGCACGGCTACGAGGAGACCGTCCTCCCCGCCCTGGTCCACGCCATCCTCGCCCGGCACAACTTCATCCTCCTGGGCACCCGGGGGCAGGCCAAAAGCCGCATCCTGCGCAGCCTCACCGCCCTCCTGGACGAGGAGGTCCCCGCCCTGCCCACCGAGCTTCGCGACAACCCCCTCCGCCCCATCTCCGCGGAGGGCCGGCGGCTCCTCGAGGAGGCGGGGGACGACGCCCCCATCGTCTGGGTGGGCCGGGAGGAGCGGTACGTGGAGAAGCTGGCCACCCCGGACACCACCGTGGCCGACCTTTTGGGGGACATGGACCCCATCAAGGCCGCCCGCAGGGGGACGGGGCTGGCCGACCTCGAGGCCGTCCACTTCGGCCTCCTGCCCCGGGCCAACCGGGGGATCTTCGCGGTGAACGAGCTCCCCGACCTGGCCCCCAAGGTCCAGGTGGCCCTGTTCAACATCCTCCAGGAGGGGGACGTGCAGATCCGGGGCTACCCGGTGCGGATGGAGCTGGACGTCTGGCTGGTCTTCACCGCCAACCCCCAGGACTACACGGCCCGGGGAAAGATCGTCACCCCCCTGAAGGACCGGATCGGAAGCGAGATCCGCACCCACTACCCGAGGACCCTGGCCGAGGGCGTGCGGATCACCCGCCAAGAGGCCTTCCTTCCCGAGGGGGTGCGGGTGCCCGACTTCCTCCTTAAGGCGGTGGAGGGGGTGGCCTTCGTCGCCCGGGAGGACCGCCGGGTGGACCAGACCGCCGGGGTCTCCCAGCGCCTTCCCATAAGCCTCCTGGAGCTGGTGGGGGCAAGCGCCGAGGCCCGGGGGTTGCGGCTGGGCGTGCCCAAGGTGGCCCGGCCTTTGGACCTTTACCAGGCCCTGCCCGCCATCACGGGGAAGCTGGAGCTGGAGTACGAGGGGGAGCTCCAGGGGGCGGAGAAGGTGGCCCGGGACCTGGTGCAAAAGGGCCTGGGCCTGGCCCTGGGGGAGTACCTGAAGGGGCTGAACACCGCCCCCATCCTGGAGTACTTTGAGGAGGGGAACCTCCTCACCCTCCCCGAGGACCCCCGGCTGGCCCTGGAGGAGGCGGGCCGGGTCCCCGGGCTTTTGGCCGAGGCGGGCAAGCTGGCCCGGGAGGAGGCGGAGCTGGTCTCGGCGGCGGAGTTCATCCTGGAGGGGCTGGTGGGCCGGAGGAAGCTCTCCCGGGGGGAGACCAGCTACCAGGCGGCGGAGCGCTCGAGGGGGTATGGCAACTAG
- a CDS encoding DUF1517 domain-containing protein, which yields MRLVLLLLLLFPLGLAQKSGGGVGGRVAPRPVPAPVQPSPAPSFPLPVPTRPPVYVFPGGGFSGGGGGVGTVLPLLVLVGLVVVAVAMVQGLRKAAPEEETSAARLRLALLLSEELKRKLRALAERADTQSPEGLAALLDEAVVLLLRESPAWRWAGYEVQARGASEAFEAWMAEERSLFQETFRHFQGEKTEAPYTPRLEAGGRYMVVSLIALRYGAFPPPGPLSREAVKERLLAFAATTPTTLLGAYLAWTPEKEGEALTEEELLALYPSLSPV from the coding sequence ATGCGCCTCGTTCTCCTCCTCCTGCTCCTTTTCCCCCTCGGCCTGGCCCAGAAGAGCGGGGGCGGAGTAGGGGGAAGGGTGGCCCCCAGGCCCGTCCCGGCCCCCGTCCAGCCCAGCCCCGCCCCCAGCTTCCCCTTGCCGGTGCCCACCCGCCCCCCGGTCTACGTCTTCCCGGGCGGGGGATTCTCAGGCGGAGGAGGCGGGGTGGGAACCGTCCTCCCCCTTCTCGTCCTGGTGGGCCTGGTGGTGGTGGCGGTGGCCATGGTCCAAGGGCTCAGGAAGGCCGCCCCGGAGGAGGAGACGAGCGCGGCCCGGCTCAGGCTCGCCCTCCTTTTGAGCGAGGAGCTGAAGCGGAAGCTCCGCGCCTTGGCCGAAAGGGCGGACACCCAAAGCCCCGAGGGGCTCGCCGCCCTCTTGGACGAGGCGGTGGTCCTCCTCCTGCGGGAGAGCCCGGCCTGGCGGTGGGCGGGGTATGAGGTTCAGGCCCGGGGGGCCTCGGAGGCGTTTGAGGCCTGGATGGCGGAGGAGCGGAGCCTCTTCCAGGAGACCTTCCGCCACTTCCAGGGGGAAAAGACCGAGGCCCCCTACACCCCCCGCCTCGAGGCCGGGGGAAGGTACATGGTGGTGAGCCTCATCGCCCTGCGCTACGGGGCCTTTCCGCCCCCCGGCCCCTTAAGCCGGGAAGCGGTCAAGGAGCGGCTTTTGGCCTTCGCCGCCACCACCCCCACCACCCTCCTCGGGGCCTACCTGGCCTGGACCCCGGAGAAGGAGGGGGAGGCCCTGACCGAGGAGGAGCTGCTCGCCCTTTACCCGAGCCTTTCGCCCGTATAG
- a CDS encoding vWA domain-containing protein, with product MKAVRYSRYQGSLEELSAEDILSLLEDFLLDSGFSDPFQRYDPDPNRAPTLEDLYDALLQALLQNELVPEDWLREARFADRKEETRLYQAIQGMIRKLQEAGYLRLPGEDPTGPAQGGYRGEAGEARLELTEKAADFLGLKSLRELLGALGRNAPGLHPTPHYAPGVESTGETKPYEWGDTLRLNPVETLKRALPKGLEHLSEEDLVLELSEYTAAMNTVVLLDCSHSMILYGEDRFTPAKRVALALAHLIRTQYPGDQVRFVLFHDTAEEIPLSKLPLAQVGPYHTNTKAGLELARTLLRKMGGQMRQIILITDGKPSAITLPSGEVYKNAWGLDPLILAETLKEATLARKEGIPIHTFMLAREPELLAFVKKLSQITRGKAYLTHPGNIGKYVLLDFLTNKMRRN from the coding sequence GTGAAAGCGGTGCGCTATAGCCGGTACCAGGGCAGCCTGGAGGAGCTTTCCGCCGAGGATATCCTGAGCCTTCTGGAGGACTTCCTCCTGGACTCGGGCTTCTCCGACCCCTTCCAGCGCTATGACCCCGACCCCAACCGCGCCCCCACCCTGGAGGACCTCTACGACGCCCTCCTGCAGGCCCTCCTCCAAAACGAGCTCGTCCCCGAGGACTGGCTCCGGGAAGCCCGCTTCGCCGACCGGAAGGAGGAGACCCGCCTCTACCAGGCCATCCAGGGGATGATCCGCAAGCTCCAGGAGGCGGGCTATTTGCGCCTACCCGGGGAGGACCCCACCGGGCCCGCCCAGGGGGGGTACCGGGGGGAGGCGGGCGAGGCCCGGCTGGAGCTCACGGAAAAGGCCGCGGACTTCCTGGGCCTGAAGAGCCTGAGGGAGCTTTTGGGGGCCCTGGGCCGCAACGCCCCCGGCCTCCACCCCACCCCCCATTACGCCCCGGGGGTGGAGAGCACCGGGGAGACCAAGCCCTACGAGTGGGGGGACACCCTGAGGCTGAACCCGGTGGAGACCCTGAAGAGGGCGCTTCCCAAGGGCCTCGAGCACCTCTCCGAGGAGGACTTGGTCCTGGAGCTCTCCGAGTACACCGCCGCCATGAACACCGTGGTCCTCCTGGACTGCTCCCACTCGATGATCCTCTACGGGGAGGACCGGTTCACCCCGGCCAAGCGGGTGGCCCTGGCCCTGGCCCACCTCATCCGCACCCAGTACCCGGGGGACCAGGTGCGGTTTGTCCTCTTCCACGACACGGCGGAGGAGATCCCCCTCTCCAAGCTCCCCCTGGCCCAGGTGGGCCCCTACCACACCAACACCAAGGCGGGCCTCGAGCTGGCCCGGACCCTCCTGCGCAAGATGGGCGGACAGATGCGCCAGATCATCCTCATCACCGACGGGAAGCCCTCGGCCATCACCCTGCCCAGCGGGGAAGTCTACAAGAACGCCTGGGGCCTGGACCCCCTGATCCTGGCCGAGACCCTCAAGGAGGCCACCCTGGCCCGGAAGGAGGGGATCCCCATCCACACCTTCATGCTGGCCCGGGAGCCCGAGCTTCTGGCCTTCGTGAAGAAGCTCTCCCAGATCACCCGGGGCAAGGCCTACCTGACCCACCCGGGCAACATCGGGAAGTACGTCCTCCTGGACTTCCTGACCAACAAGATGCGGAGGAACTGA
- the hslV gene encoding ATP-dependent protease subunit HslV: MHGTTIVAVRKDGMTAIAGDGQVTFGQTILKTKAVKVRRLEVGQGVLVGFAGSVADSLTLLEKFEAALKEAKGQLVRAAVETAKLWRTDRVLRHLEALLIAADRETLLLISGGGEVITPDEPVLAVGSGGTYALAAAKALLRHTSLSAREIAEEALRIAAEIDLYTSGTVTVLTLGGEA; encoded by the coding sequence ATGCATGGGACGACCATCGTGGCGGTGCGGAAGGACGGCATGACCGCCATCGCCGGGGACGGCCAGGTGACCTTCGGCCAGACCATCCTGAAGACGAAGGCGGTCAAGGTCCGGAGGCTCGAGGTGGGCCAGGGGGTTCTGGTGGGCTTCGCCGGGAGCGTGGCCGACTCCCTTACCCTCTTGGAGAAGTTTGAGGCCGCCCTCAAGGAGGCCAAGGGGCAGCTGGTCCGGGCGGCGGTGGAGACGGCCAAGCTCTGGCGGACGGACCGGGTTTTGCGCCACCTCGAGGCCCTCCTCATCGCCGCGGACCGGGAGACCCTCCTGCTCATCTCGGGGGGCGGGGAGGTCATCACCCCCGACGAGCCGGTCCTGGCCGTGGGCTCGGGGGGCACCTACGCCTTGGCCGCGGCCAAGGCCCTCCTCCGCCACACCTCCCTCTCCGCCCGGGAGATCGCCGAGGAGGCCCTCCGCATCGCCGCGGAAATAGACCTCTACACCTCCGGGACCGTCACCGTCCTCACCCTGGGAGGTGAAGCGTGA
- a CDS encoding nucleotidyltransferase domain-containing protein: MATSLRRDMEAVVEALRPLLEGTGAKLYLFGSFAREEGGRASDLDLALLAERPLRERMPLLREALEEAPIVRRVDLVDLGEADPGFRERVLREGVLWAEF, encoded by the coding sequence ATGGCAACTAGCCTGAGGCGGGACATGGAGGCGGTGGTGGAGGCCCTGAGGCCCCTTCTGGAGGGCACGGGGGCCAAGCTCTACCTCTTCGGTTCCTTCGCCCGGGAAGAGGGGGGAAGGGCCTCGGACCTGGACCTGGCCCTTTTGGCGGAAAGGCCCCTCCGGGAACGGATGCCCCTCCTCCGGGAAGCCCTGGAGGAGGCCCCCATAGTGCGGCGGGTGGACCTGGTGGACCTGGGGGAGGCGGACCCCGGCTTCCGGGAGCGGGTGCTGCGGGAGGGGGTGCTATGGGCCGAGTTCTAG
- a CDS encoding ATP-dependent protease ATPase subunit HslU translates to MNLTPSEIVRELSKHIVGQEEAKRAVAVALRNRYRRKRLPPEVAREVVPKNILMIGPTGVGKTEIARRLARLAGAPFVKVEATKFTEVGYVGRDVDSIVRDLAEASHQLVLEEMKKKVEEKATRLAEEELASLLRVSLHEVSSGRLDGAFVEVQVEEEVQMPFMGVLGGEQFSGMTEMLKGLLPRRPVRKRMTVREAREVLKNQHAERLIDKEELKEEARRRAQEEGIVFIDEIDKIARRQGVVGPDVSGEGVQRDLLPIVEGTVVSTRLGPISTEHVLFIAAGAFHVAKPSDLIPELQGRFPIRVELSPLGPEDFYRILTEPENSLLRQYTELLRVDGTELVFHEDAIRAIAEAAHRANQELEDIGARRLSTVLERVLEEVSFQTELGRVEITRAYVEERLKGVLASPDLSRYIL, encoded by the coding sequence GTGAACCTGACTCCAAGCGAGATCGTCCGGGAGCTCTCCAAGCACATCGTGGGCCAGGAGGAGGCCAAGCGGGCGGTGGCCGTGGCCCTCCGGAACCGCTACCGCCGCAAGCGCCTGCCGCCGGAGGTGGCCCGGGAGGTGGTGCCCAAGAACATCCTCATGATCGGGCCCACGGGGGTAGGGAAGACGGAGATCGCCCGCCGCCTGGCCCGGCTGGCGGGGGCCCCCTTCGTCAAGGTGGAGGCCACCAAGTTCACCGAGGTGGGGTACGTGGGCCGGGACGTGGACAGCATCGTCCGGGACCTGGCGGAGGCGAGCCACCAGCTGGTCTTGGAGGAGATGAAGAAGAAGGTGGAGGAGAAGGCCACCCGCCTGGCGGAGGAGGAGCTCGCCTCCTTGCTCCGGGTCTCCCTCCACGAGGTCTCTTCCGGCCGGCTGGACGGGGCCTTCGTGGAGGTCCAGGTGGAGGAGGAGGTCCAGATGCCCTTCATGGGGGTTCTGGGCGGGGAGCAGTTCTCCGGCATGACCGAGATGCTCAAGGGCCTTCTGCCCAGGAGGCCGGTCCGGAAGCGGATGACGGTCCGGGAGGCCCGGGAGGTCCTGAAAAACCAGCACGCGGAGCGGCTCATAGACAAGGAGGAGCTCAAGGAGGAGGCCCGCAGGCGGGCCCAGGAGGAAGGGATCGTCTTCATAGACGAGATAGACAAGATCGCCCGCCGCCAAGGGGTGGTGGGCCCCGACGTCTCGGGGGAGGGGGTGCAGCGGGACCTCCTGCCCATCGTGGAGGGGACGGTGGTCTCCACCCGCCTAGGCCCCATCTCCACCGAGCACGTCCTCTTCATCGCCGCCGGGGCCTTCCACGTGGCCAAGCCCTCGGACCTGATCCCCGAGCTCCAGGGCCGCTTTCCCATCCGGGTGGAGCTCTCCCCCCTGGGCCCGGAGGACTTCTACCGCATCCTCACCGAGCCGGAGAACTCCCTGCTCAGGCAGTACACCGAGCTCCTCCGGGTGGACGGGACGGAGCTCGTCTTTCACGAGGACGCCATCCGGGCCATCGCGGAGGCCGCCCACCGGGCCAACCAGGAGCTGGAGGACATCGGGGCCAGGCGGCTCTCCACGGTTTTGGAGCGGGTCTTGGAGGAGGTGAGCTTTCAGACGGAGCTGGGACGGGTGGAGATCACGAGGGCGTACGTGGAGGAGAGGCTCAAGGGGGTTCTCGCTTCCCCGGATCTTTCCCGGTACATTCTCTGA
- a CDS encoding HI0074 family nucleotidyltransferase substrate-binding subunit, translated as MGRVLERLSLAEKALATLRELAHLKDPSPVERDAAIQRFEYTFEAFWKALQAYLKEVEGLEGASPKGVFRLAREAGLMSEEETLLALGMTDDRNLTVHTYNEALAEAIFGRLGGYADLMEKVLRRTRESGAL; from the coding sequence ATGGGCCGAGTTCTAGAACGGCTTTCCCTGGCGGAGAAGGCGCTCGCTACGCTCCGGGAGCTCGCCCACCTGAAAGACCCCTCGCCCGTGGAGCGGGACGCCGCCATCCAGCGGTTTGAGTACACCTTTGAGGCCTTCTGGAAAGCCCTTCAGGCCTACCTAAAGGAGGTGGAGGGCCTCGAGGGGGCAAGCCCCAAGGGAGTCTTCCGCCTGGCCCGGGAAGCTGGGCTTATGAGTGAGGAGGAAACCCTCTTGGCCCTGGGGATGACGGACGACCGCAACCTCACCGTCCACACCTACAACGAGGCCCTGGCAGAGGCCATCTTCGGGCGCCTGGGCGGGTATGCGGACCTAATGGAGAAGGTCTTAAGGAGGACCCGTGAAAGCGGTGCGCTATAG
- a CDS encoding tetratricopeptide repeat protein: MRSVLLLVAVWMGALGLAQTPPPKAPDPLQVGVQLYRLGFYDKALPKFEEALKKNPNDPEALYWLARAQLKLGLLNPALENAKALVARNSTYIGGYMVLAEAYVAFARSAEDRARAQGYLEMALSALKDGEKINPRYAPLHAQRGVVYALMGQHDKAVESLKMSLVLEDSPEVRSVLAEVYLAQGKPDEALQEYKKALAKAPQDVSLRVRYASLLLLKNQAEEAARVLEEAVRLRPGSAEAWYTLGQAYFALKRWKEAGVAFEQAIALAPVRYPAAYAYAGRVYLELGDAQKAKSRLTVAVQMEKQNPEFRYYLGLANERLGDKAGARYQCQEALKLKPDFKEAQDCVNRNL; this comes from the coding sequence ATGCGGAGCGTACTTCTTCTAGTGGCGGTTTGGATGGGGGCGCTGGGCCTGGCCCAGACCCCGCCCCCCAAGGCCCCCGACCCCTTGCAGGTGGGGGTCCAGCTCTACCGGCTGGGGTTCTACGACAAGGCCCTTCCCAAGTTTGAGGAGGCCCTGAAGAAGAACCCCAATGACCCCGAGGCCCTCTACTGGCTGGCCCGGGCCCAGCTCAAGCTGGGGCTCTTGAACCCGGCCTTGGAAAACGCCAAGGCCCTGGTGGCGAGGAACTCCACCTACATCGGGGGGTACATGGTCCTGGCGGAGGCCTACGTGGCCTTCGCCCGCAGCGCCGAGGACCGGGCGCGGGCCCAGGGGTACCTGGAGATGGCCCTTTCGGCCCTGAAGGACGGGGAGAAGATCAACCCCAGGTACGCCCCCCTCCACGCCCAGCGGGGGGTGGTCTACGCCCTGATGGGCCAGCACGACAAGGCGGTGGAGAGCCTGAAGATGAGCCTGGTCCTGGAGGACTCCCCCGAGGTCCGCTCCGTTTTGGCCGAGGTCTACCTGGCCCAGGGCAAGCCGGACGAGGCCCTGCAGGAGTACAAGAAGGCGCTGGCCAAGGCGCCCCAGGACGTCTCCTTGCGGGTGCGCTACGCCTCCTTGCTCCTTCTGAAGAACCAGGCGGAGGAGGCGGCCAGGGTCCTCGAGGAGGCGGTCCGGCTCAGGCCGGGGAGCGCGGAGGCCTGGTACACCTTGGGCCAGGCCTACTTCGCCCTCAAGCGCTGGAAGGAGGCGGGGGTGGCCTTTGAGCAGGCCATCGCCCTGGCCCCGGTGCGCTACCCCGCCGCCTACGCCTACGCGGGCCGGGTCTACCTCGAGCTCGGCGATGCCCAGAAGGCCAAGAGCCGCCTCACGGTGGCGGTCCAGATGGAGAAGCAAAACCCCGAGTTCCGCTACTACCTGGGCCTGGCCAACGAGCGCCTGGGGGACAAGGCGGGGGCGCGGTACCAGTGCCAGGAGGCCCTGAAGCTGAAGCCGGACTTCAAGGAGGCGCAGGACTGCGTGAACCGGAACCTCTAG